From the Lolium rigidum isolate FL_2022 chromosome 2, APGP_CSIRO_Lrig_0.1, whole genome shotgun sequence genome, one window contains:
- the LOC124686685 gene encoding peroxiredoxin-2E-2, chloroplastic-like: MATASLSTLSSAAAAGAGRRFVLSSPSLSFASRRLAAPSYHLRAAAAPGARRFAASAASAAPVVATIAVGDKLPDATLSFFDPADGELKTVTVDELTAGKKAVLFAVPGAFTPTCSQKHLPGFVEKAGELRAKGVDTVACVSVNDAFVMKAWKESLGLGDDVLLLSDGNLELTRALGVEMDLSDKPMGLGVRSRRYALLADDGVVKVLNLEEGGAFTTSSAEDMLNAL; this comes from the coding sequence ATGGCCACCGCCTCGCTCTCCACcctctcctccgcggcggccgccggcgccggcaggCGCTTCGTGCTCTCCTCCCCGTCGCTCTCCTTCGCCtcccgccgcctcgccgccccgTCCTAccacctccgcgccgccgccgctccggggGCGAGGAGGTTCGCCGCGTCCGCGGCCTCGGCCGCCCCGGTCGTGGCCACCATCGCGGTCGGCGACAAGCTCCCCGACGCCACGCTCTCCTTCTTCGACCCGGCCGACGGCGAGCTGAAGACGGTGACGGTGGACGAGCTGACGGCGGGGAAGAAGGCCGTGCTCTTCGCCGTCCCCGGCGCCTTCACCCCGACCTGCTCCCAGAAGCACCTCCCCGGGTTCGTCGAGAAGGCCGGCGAGCTCCGCGCCAAGGGCGTCGACACCGTGGCCTGCGTGTCCGTGAACGACGCCTTCGTCATGAAGGCGTGGAAGGAGAGCCTCGGCCTCGGCGACGACGTGCTGCTCCTCTCCGACGGCAACCTCGAGCTCACCCGCGCGCTCGGCGTCGAGATGGACCTCTCCGACAAGCCCATGGGCCTCGGCGTCCGCTCCCGCCGCTACGCGCTCCTCGCCGACGACGGCGTCGTCAAGGTGCTCAACCTCGAGGA